The Fimbriimonadaceae bacterium nucleotide sequence CGGGTGGGTGCCGACAACGATGCTGAGGCCGAACTCCAGCACGTGCTGCGCGACCACGACTTCACGGACCACGTCGCGCATCTTCATCACGTCCGCTCCCGTCGCCACCTGCCCCGCCTTCGCTTCCTCCGAACCGGTCGTCCGCGCCACCACTTCGGCCAGTTCCGCCCGGGTGGGGTAAGGCACGAGCAGCTTATAAAAGAAACGGTCGAGTTGGGCTTCCGGCAAGGGATACGTGCCCTCCTGCTCGATCGGGTTCTGGGTCGCCATCACCAAGAACGGCTGGCCGAGCTCGTGGCGGGCGCCGCCCACCGTCACGCCGCGCTCCTGCATTGCTTCCAGCAGGGCGCTCTGCGTCTTCGGCGTCGCGCGGTTGATCTCGTCCGCCAGGACGAGGTTGGCAAAGATGGGGCCGTGGCGGAACTGGAACGCGCGCTCCCCCGTTTCGGCGGCGACCAGCACGTTCGTGCCCGTCACGTCCGCGGGCATCATGTCCGGCGTGAACTGGATGCGGCTGAACGAGAGG carries:
- a CDS encoding AAA family ATPase → MSAQDQAAWFRETFTRVREEIGRVVIGQDDVVEGVLVCLAANGHALLEGMPGLGKTLLVRTLSSVLDLSFSRIQFTPDMMPADVTGTNVLVAAETGERAFQFRHGPIFANLVLADEINRATPKTQSALLEAMQERGVTVGGARHELGQPFLVMATQNPIEQEGTYPLPEAQLDRFFYKLLVPYPTRAELAEVVARTTGSEEAKAGQVATGADVMKMRDVVREVVVAQHVLEFGLSIVVGTHPEGEGSTPIGEKYARYGASPRGAQSMVTAAKVYALLDGRFHVAKEDLAKAALPALRHRVLLNFEAEADGFTADRFVTDVVAHVRSNDRDPIGV